A genomic segment from Stenotrophomonas maltophilia encodes:
- a CDS encoding vWA domain-containing protein: MNLLASYWPWPDLQLAWPLALLALPLPLLMHWWKRRAEPGAALRVPYAAAELEALSGGGRVEVSWLRTLLLWLGWCALCIALARPQQLGEAITPPQQGRQMMLAMDVSGSMGEGDMVLGGQAVDRLTAAKAVLADFLDRRAGDRVGLLIFGDRAYTLTPLTADLASVRDQLRDSVVGLAGRETAIGDAIGLAVKRMRSQPEGQRVLILLTDGVSNAGVLEPLRAAEVARAEGVRIHTVAFGGDGSMRLFGIPISTDQDPVDEATLKKIASMTGGQFFRARDTAQLAGIYAELDRLEPVAAKGPSLRPREERYAWPLGLALLLGALAWLWPERRR, translated from the coding sequence ATGAACCTGCTGGCAAGTTACTGGCCATGGCCGGACCTGCAGCTGGCGTGGCCGCTGGCCCTGCTGGCGCTGCCGTTGCCGCTGCTGATGCACTGGTGGAAGCGCCGTGCAGAACCGGGCGCCGCACTGCGTGTGCCTTATGCGGCTGCCGAACTGGAAGCGCTGTCTGGTGGCGGCCGTGTTGAAGTGTCGTGGTTGCGCACGTTGCTGCTGTGGCTGGGCTGGTGTGCACTGTGCATCGCGCTGGCGCGACCGCAGCAGCTGGGCGAAGCCATCACGCCGCCGCAGCAGGGGCGGCAGATGATGCTGGCGATGGATGTGTCCGGCAGCATGGGCGAGGGCGACATGGTGCTGGGCGGCCAGGCGGTCGATCGCCTCACCGCGGCCAAGGCCGTGCTTGCCGACTTCCTTGATCGTCGTGCCGGCGACCGCGTCGGCCTGCTGATCTTCGGCGACCGCGCCTACACGCTCACGCCGCTGACCGCGGACCTGGCCAGCGTGCGCGACCAGCTGCGCGACAGCGTGGTCGGCCTGGCCGGGCGCGAGACCGCCATCGGTGATGCCATCGGCCTGGCAGTGAAGCGCATGCGCAGCCAGCCGGAGGGGCAGCGCGTACTGATCCTGTTGACCGATGGTGTCAGCAATGCCGGTGTGCTGGAGCCGCTGCGCGCCGCGGAAGTGGCGCGTGCCGAAGGCGTGCGCATCCACACGGTCGCGTTTGGCGGCGATGGCAGCATGCGCTTGTTTGGTATCCCGATTTCCACCGACCAGGATCCGGTCGATGAGGCCACCCTGAAGAAGATCGCCAGCATGACCGGTGGCCAGTTCTTCCGTGCGCGGGACACCGCGCAGCTGGCCGGCATCTATGCCGAGCTCGATCGCCTGGAGCCGGTCGCCGCAAAGGGGCCGAGCCTGCGCCCGCGCGAGGAACGCTATGCGTGGCCGTTGGGCCTGGCATTGCTGCTGGGCGCATTGGCATGGCTGTGGCCGGAGCGTCGCCGATGA
- a CDS encoding VWA domain-containing protein, translating to MIAFASNLPDWNALHFLRPEWLWALLALPLIIALALYRQRRSDVWRQAVDAHLLPHLLAAGARRRARLPWVLLLGWALASLAMAGPSWRQQAQPMFQASAPLLVVLDLSSRITATDLPPSRLLQARAKLGELLRARRGGQVGLVVYADDAYTVAPLTDDGSNVALYLDALSPDVMPRDGQRADRGIDWATRLMRQIGALQGQILLVSDQADSEAALAAAQARGLGLQVSVLGLGTPAGAAYRDGSGQIRQAALDEGSLRAVATAGGGRYARISADDSDLRALGVLDAREGTAAQRPGEGKQWRDEGFWLLPPVMLLALLAFRRRAVLAAVLAVGLMPWMNDVQAQAPATQASQPAQGTLWKRSDQVQHQRLAEGVQAYRKGDFATARKQFEGIDNDAGWYNLANTLAREGNYDDAIAAYDRALALHPGMADAVANRAVVDAARKRKQSGGGQGQDQQKPPQNGQQKQPQSPQGQQNPQGQPQQGQTSPGQGQPSSGQQGQPKPGDDTSQSKPQPGERGRDGQQAPPQVEDAKAQAQADEQQRQRMQQAMQQAREGEADKDGKPVPGGEGRTPRQREEQQAVEAWMRRVPDDPGALLRAKFQLENERRKREGR from the coding sequence ATGATCGCGTTTGCTTCGAATCTTCCCGATTGGAACGCGCTGCACTTTCTGCGGCCCGAGTGGTTGTGGGCACTGCTGGCGCTGCCGCTGATCATCGCGTTGGCGCTGTACCGGCAACGGCGCAGTGATGTGTGGCGGCAGGCGGTGGACGCGCACCTGTTGCCGCACCTGCTGGCCGCCGGTGCAAGGCGGCGGGCACGTTTGCCCTGGGTGTTGCTGCTCGGCTGGGCACTGGCATCGCTGGCAATGGCGGGGCCGAGCTGGCGCCAACAGGCGCAACCGATGTTCCAGGCCAGCGCACCGCTGCTGGTGGTGCTGGACTTGTCCAGCCGGATCACGGCAACCGATCTGCCACCGTCACGCCTGCTGCAGGCGCGGGCGAAACTGGGCGAGTTGCTGCGCGCGCGCCGGGGCGGACAGGTGGGTCTGGTGGTGTACGCCGATGACGCCTACACCGTGGCCCCGCTCACCGACGATGGCAGCAACGTCGCGCTGTATCTGGATGCGTTGTCGCCGGACGTGATGCCGCGTGATGGCCAGCGTGCCGACCGCGGCATCGACTGGGCGACACGCTTGATGCGGCAGATCGGTGCGCTGCAGGGGCAGATCCTGCTGGTCAGCGATCAGGCAGACAGCGAAGCGGCACTGGCGGCGGCGCAGGCGCGCGGCCTGGGCCTGCAGGTGTCGGTGCTGGGCCTGGGCACGCCAGCCGGTGCGGCCTACCGCGATGGCAGTGGGCAGATCCGCCAGGCTGCGCTGGATGAGGGCAGCCTGCGTGCAGTCGCTACTGCAGGTGGCGGCCGCTATGCACGCATCTCCGCCGATGACAGCGACCTGCGTGCGCTCGGTGTACTCGACGCGCGCGAGGGCACGGCGGCGCAGCGGCCGGGCGAAGGCAAGCAGTGGCGTGACGAAGGCTTCTGGCTGCTGCCGCCGGTGATGCTGCTGGCACTGCTGGCCTTCCGTCGTCGTGCGGTGCTGGCAGCAGTGCTCGCGGTCGGCCTGATGCCATGGATGAATGACGTGCAGGCGCAGGCGCCTGCGACGCAGGCCTCGCAACCCGCGCAGGGCACGCTGTGGAAGCGTAGCGACCAGGTACAGCATCAGCGCCTGGCCGAGGGGGTTCAGGCGTACCGCAAGGGCGACTTCGCCACTGCACGCAAACAGTTCGAAGGCATCGACAACGATGCCGGTTGGTACAACCTGGCCAACACGCTGGCGCGCGAAGGCAACTACGACGACGCGATCGCCGCCTACGACCGTGCGCTGGCACTGCATCCGGGCATGGCCGATGCGGTGGCCAACCGCGCCGTGGTCGATGCCGCACGCAAGCGCAAGCAATCCGGTGGCGGCCAGGGCCAGGATCAGCAGAAGCCGCCGCAGAACGGGCAGCAGAAGCAACCACAGAGCCCGCAGGGCCAGCAGAACCCACAGGGGCAGCCGCAGCAGGGCCAGACGTCGCCCGGGCAGGGCCAACCGTCGTCAGGCCAGCAGGGGCAACCCAAGCCCGGCGATGACACCTCGCAGTCGAAACCGCAGCCCGGCGAGCGGGGCCGCGATGGCCAGCAGGCACCGCCGCAGGTGGAGGATGCCAAGGCGCAGGCGCAGGCCGACGAACAGCAACGTCAGCGCATGCAGCAGGCGATGCAGCAGGCGCGCGAGGGTGAGGCCGACAAGGACGGCAAGCCAGTGCCGGGCGGTGAGGGCCGCACGCCGCGCCAGCGCGAGGAGCAGCAAGCAGTCGAGGCGTGGATGCGACGTGTGCCGGATGATCCGGGCGCATTGCTGCGGGCCAAGTTCCAGCTGGAAAACGAACGCAGGAAGAGGGAAGGGCGATGA
- a CDS encoding BatD family protein has protein sequence MTRAINMHGRWSLQVLVALLLWLPLMAWAQPRAWLDRDRIAMGETVTLNVESDQGAPDFTSLRTDFDLSGQTSSRQVEWSNGSMQQRNLYGVALTPRRSGALVVPGLQVGSVRTAPLTLQVDAAAVAGPDSNAMAFIETVVDDDTPYVQQSVGVVVRLYFASQLASGELVLDTPAGASLQRVGDDRTDVRQVNGRRYNVVERRFLLIPERSGALRLAGARFSGRSAGGFFDDFFGGGDGRMNATSADRTLQVQAQPAQAAQPWLPLQSLQLRYTSAPTSARTGEAANVVVEAVAEGATRAQFTDLPVPDVGNAAQVFAEPAQYEETFNGSTPRLKVTRRYSIVPRQPGSLVVPGPRLPWWDVRNGKAQEAKLPDLTLAVAAGTGTGTASPAPLPPIDTDAALPGTDGQDARIAATDPRASGLSERPWPWMAAAIGLALLWLLTLIWGWQRGRRPRAAAPAAGKSSVPTVASGRAGVAELRRALDGEGFDQVEAQLCAMAGVERIEQVIARLEDPAQRQVLLDLQQARWGGQGELASLRARLREVFRDGPHWSAAKGTAETGLAPLYPPRRT, from the coding sequence ATGACGCGGGCGATCAACATGCACGGGCGCTGGTCACTGCAGGTACTGGTGGCACTGCTGCTGTGGCTGCCGCTGATGGCCTGGGCGCAGCCGCGCGCCTGGCTGGACCGCGACCGCATCGCGATGGGCGAGACGGTCACCCTCAATGTTGAGAGCGACCAGGGCGCCCCTGACTTCACGTCATTGCGCACCGACTTCGACCTGAGCGGCCAGACCAGCAGCCGCCAGGTGGAGTGGAGCAATGGCAGCATGCAGCAGCGCAACCTGTATGGCGTGGCGCTGACGCCACGGCGCAGTGGTGCGCTGGTGGTGCCGGGCCTGCAGGTGGGCAGTGTGCGCACCGCGCCACTGACGCTGCAGGTCGATGCGGCCGCCGTGGCGGGGCCCGACAGCAATGCGATGGCCTTCATCGAAACTGTTGTCGATGACGATACGCCGTATGTACAGCAGAGCGTGGGCGTGGTGGTGCGCCTGTATTTCGCCTCGCAGCTTGCCTCCGGCGAGCTGGTGCTGGATACCCCGGCGGGTGCGTCGTTGCAGCGCGTGGGCGACGATCGCACCGATGTGCGCCAGGTCAACGGGCGCCGCTACAACGTGGTCGAACGACGTTTCCTGCTGATCCCCGAGCGCAGCGGCGCGTTGCGACTCGCGGGTGCGCGTTTCAGCGGGCGCAGCGCGGGTGGCTTCTTCGATGATTTCTTCGGCGGTGGCGACGGCCGCATGAATGCCACCAGTGCCGACCGCACGCTGCAGGTGCAGGCACAGCCGGCGCAGGCCGCGCAGCCGTGGCTGCCCCTGCAGAGCCTGCAGCTGCGCTACACCAGTGCGCCGACCAGTGCCCGCACCGGTGAGGCCGCAAACGTGGTGGTCGAAGCGGTTGCCGAAGGCGCCACCCGTGCACAGTTCACCGACCTGCCGGTCCCCGATGTCGGCAACGCGGCGCAGGTGTTCGCCGAGCCTGCGCAGTACGAGGAGACCTTCAACGGCAGCACGCCGCGCCTGAAGGTCACTCGCCGCTATTCGATCGTGCCGCGCCAGCCAGGTTCGCTGGTGGTACCGGGGCCGCGCCTGCCCTGGTGGGATGTACGCAACGGCAAGGCACAGGAAGCGAAGTTGCCGGACCTGACGCTGGCCGTTGCGGCCGGCACCGGTACTGGTACTGCCTCACCGGCACCGTTGCCACCGATCGACACCGACGCCGCGCTGCCCGGCACTGATGGACAGGACGCGCGTATCGCCGCGACTGATCCACGTGCCAGCGGCCTGTCCGAGCGTCCGTGGCCGTGGATGGCGGCGGCCATCGGCCTGGCACTGCTGTGGCTGTTGACCCTGATTTGGGGCTGGCAGAGAGGTCGCCGCCCGCGTGCGGCGGCGCCTGCAGCCGGAAAGTCCTCTGTGCCGACTGTGGCGAGCGGACGTGCCGGCGTGGCCGAACTGCGCCGCGCGCTGGATGGCGAGGGTTTCGACCAGGTGGAAGCACAGCTGTGTGCGATGGCTGGTGTGGAACGCATCGAACAGGTCATCGCCCGGCTGGAAGACCCGGCCCAGCGCCAGGTATTGCTGGACCTGCAGCAGGCGCGTTGGGGCGGGCAGGGCGAACTGGCATCGTTGCGCGCGCGCCTGCGCGAGGTCTTCCGTGACGGACCGCACTGGTCGGCGGCCAAGGGCACCGCCGAAACTGGCCTGGCGCCGCTGTATCCACCGCGGCGAACCTGA
- a CDS encoding DUF4381 family protein, whose translation MSAALPLRDVQLPPAPSWWPPAPGYLMIGAVVALVLLVIAVLMWRRRRRRQRWLQQFDQELATTSDAAAELAAIAGLLRRAARHAKPGSESLRDDAWWQRLDPQGTLPDARRSLLAEGAYRPRVDSNDVAAVRSWARERYLAMLLERRR comes from the coding sequence ATGAGCGCCGCGCTGCCGTTGCGCGATGTGCAGCTGCCACCGGCACCGTCCTGGTGGCCGCCAGCCCCCGGTTACCTGATGATCGGCGCGGTGGTCGCGCTGGTGCTGCTGGTGATCGCCGTGCTGATGTGGCGACGTCGCCGCCGTCGCCAGCGTTGGTTGCAGCAGTTCGATCAGGAACTGGCAACTACCAGCGACGCCGCGGCCGAACTGGCGGCCATCGCAGGACTGCTGCGCCGTGCCGCACGCCATGCGAAGCCGGGCAGCGAATCGTTGCGCGATGATGCCTGGTGGCAACGCTTGGACCCGCAGGGCACCTTGCCCGATGCGCGCCGCAGCCTGTTGGCCGAAGGCGCGTATCGCCCGCGCGTCGACAGCAACGACGTGGCGGCTGTGCGCAGCTGGGCCCGCGAGCGCTATCTGGCGATGCTGCTGGAGCGTCGCCGATGA
- a CDS encoding DUF58 domain-containing protein has product MTDPSLEQAPSALEGDGLRPQLAELVALRRLAQRPPPPRRGRTGNAGQAPSPLRGRGMEYAESREYVAGDDARHIDWRVTARTGRAHTKLFQAERERVSLIVADTSPALYFGTRVRFKSVQAARAGAVAAWSAQRRGDRVGALRGSDREAPIAPSGGPRGVLRVLDALTRWYAQPPADDLGLERALDHAGRVLRPGARMLVLADPQQAIRIPPARWSALAQHHDLSLVLLVDPLELHPPSAALQFQTAQQRIGLDLRRSEVQAHWQAHFVEPLQELRRQLGARRVDVQVLSTDAPSDAWLAPSPTEVPA; this is encoded by the coding sequence ATGACCGATCCATCCCTGGAACAGGCCCCGTCTGCGCTCGAAGGTGACGGGCTGCGCCCACAGCTGGCCGAACTGGTCGCGCTGCGCCGGCTGGCACAGCGTCCGCCGCCGCCGCGCCGTGGCCGCACCGGCAACGCGGGCCAGGCACCGTCCCCACTGCGCGGCCGCGGCATGGAGTACGCCGAGTCGCGCGAATACGTGGCCGGCGACGACGCGCGCCACATCGATTGGCGCGTGACGGCACGCACCGGCCGCGCCCATACCAAACTGTTCCAGGCCGAGCGCGAGCGGGTGAGCCTGATCGTGGCCGACACGTCGCCGGCGCTGTACTTCGGTACCCGCGTGCGCTTCAAATCGGTGCAGGCCGCACGCGCGGGTGCTGTTGCCGCGTGGTCGGCGCAGCGCCGTGGCGATCGCGTGGGTGCGCTGCGTGGCAGCGACCGCGAAGCGCCGATCGCCCCCTCAGGTGGTCCACGCGGCGTGCTGCGCGTGCTCGACGCGCTGACCCGCTGGTACGCACAGCCGCCAGCCGACGATCTGGGCCTGGAGCGCGCGCTGGATCATGCCGGTCGCGTGCTGCGCCCGGGGGCACGCATGCTGGTGCTGGCCGATCCGCAGCAGGCCATCCGCATTCCACCGGCGCGCTGGAGCGCGCTGGCCCAGCATCACGACCTCAGCCTGGTGCTGTTGGTCGATCCGCTGGAACTGCATCCTCCCTCGGCGGCGTTGCAGTTCCAGACCGCGCAGCAGCGTATCGGTCTCGACCTGCGTCGCAGCGAGGTGCAGGCGCACTGGCAGGCACACTTCGTCGAGCCGCTGCAGGAACTGCGGCGCCAGCTCGGCGCACGCCGTGTTGATGTGCAGGTGCTGTCCACCGATGCGCCCAGCGACGCCTGGCTGGCGCCGTCACCGACCGAGGTGCCGGCATGA